From the genome of Astatotilapia calliptera chromosome 3, fAstCal1.2, whole genome shotgun sequence:
ATGTTGTCTAAAGGAATTTGGTGTAGCTTGGGTGAGGAGATTACTTTTATGACTGGCAGGAAGTCAcagatacagagacacacacacacagtgctttaaCCGTTACaacgcacccacacacacatgcacactcactcacgtgcactcacacatacacacaggtacacacacacacgcactcacgtGCTCGtgcatacacacaaagacacagagctTGCAGTACACCATGGGGGTTTATGATGGGGTTACTTCTATAAAGCTGACTGTAACAAACAAAGGAGTGGAAGATctgcagagggacaccggccttgcacgtcttcccttctagcagatgcatgcttaacaagatgaataaaggtttttgtgaaaatgactactgagtccggtgccgtctctggatgcccgaggaataaaaagaaccggggtgaAACTGATTTGTTCAGAGGGAGCAAAACGAAAAAACTTTTCCCAGTCTATGTCATCATCCAAAAGGGAGATCCCAACAGTGTCTGGGGTGAGTTTATTGTTCTTTTCAGTTATGGCTTCAGGTGGAATGTGTGAAAGGCAGTCATTATAACTCACCACCGGGAGTTGCTTAGCAGGTGAAAAGTGACGGCGGCGTGAGCATCGCTTCCTCTGAGGTGAGGAATCTGACGGGGTGTACAGCTGAgcagacatgacaacctgaacttgacaacgtaagacacagacatgaaacacatgaagggcaagggagacttaacaggggagacttaacagacacaaggggaatctaataaCAAACTATAACAACCTAGGCATGATAAAAAATGAACTTAGAAAACCTGAAGGGcttaaacataaaccataaactaaaactcaaaacgctgggtcaaaagacccaggattgTGACAAGTAtagtaaaaatatttatttaatcattacTGTTTAAATGACTAATATGCAACATGCATTAGTAGTGATGTTGTGCTGAGGGTTTaaatgcctttttgtcttttccactgattattttcatttcatttgattcatgtgATATATTTTGCCTTTTGTTATTAATTTGAATGACTATTTAATGTCTCAGTGCTTTGTGGACATTCTCCTGTAGATTTCTTCTgtactggcttctcttcattgacTTCCTGTTGGCAAATagtgactggttggggtgaggagATGAAGGAGgcttcttgatgcatgctcagtgatcctacaaaatgaaaataaaccagTAATATATGTCTATGCTGTGCTCGTATTTATTTTACCCTACTCAAATTCAATTTctgatacattttattttaaaagatttaagatggttctttaaagaaccactcaaaaaagcttctttaaagaacagaatcaacttttggacatttacttacctggatcactgagcatgcatcaagaagcCTCCTTCATctcctcaccccaaccagtcactATTTGCCAACAGGAAgtcaatgaagagaagccagtacAGAAGAAATCTACAGGAGAATGTCCACAAAGCACTGAGACATTAGATAGTCATTCAAATTAATAACAAAAGGCATGAAAATATACcacatgaatcaaatgaaatgaaaataatcagtggaaaatggcatttaatatctatctatctatctatctatctatctatctatctatctatctatctatctatctatctatctatctatctatctatctatctatctatctatctatctatctatctatttttcttgcatttgcGGATGTGTGGGTGATTCGATGCTTTCAGCAATATAGTGTAGGTTTCACCTAACGCTTCACGGGCTGTTCATGAGAAGGTGattatgaaaaatgaaaagtgaaAGACAAAAATCAAGATTTTTATTCGTGtctcagttaaaaacatttttatctttGGTTTGCAAAGGAATGTCATTGTTGCAATGACAGGTGGTTAAGAGATTAACATTCCCTGCACATCACCACCTGTCATGAATTACCACAGTGCCATGAGACACTTCCTCATACCAAATCATTCAGTGAATAGAAAGCAGATAAAATGTGTGTGAGTCAAAGTGAGGCTGTGTTTGGAGGTGTTTGCGCAGAGAGATGAACACATTTACCATGTCTCTCTCtttgctactgctgctgctggtttgcAGCACGCAAGCTACTCATTTTTATGGGACAGTGATGACCTATTACCCAGGAGACACTTATGCAGATGGATCAGTTATGGTATGTAAATTTTCTTCATAAAACTATTTACTTAGCTTTTGAAATTTGACAGTGCTCAAGTACTCTTTCCACTGTAAATTTGCAGGCGAATATTCAATACAAGCTGAACTTCCACGACTGCACAAATGGTGACACATGGAGTTGCCTCCGTGGTGACTGTGGCTCTGGGAACAACACACTATATGAGGTAAAACAGGAAAGCAGTGGAGAGTGGTGTCAGAGAGAGGGAATCATGACTCGACGGGCTCCCAGCAATGCTCCGTTCGAGCTTTGGTGAGTATAGATCGCCatttaacaaaattaaatttGTTGCACTTGTTTTCTAAGTTATCAGCAGAAGGTGACAAAATCCAAAGCAACTCATTCACATAataattaaactgaactgagcTTTTTGAGAATTCCTTCAAATGCGTTTTTAATCTGGGagatttataaaaaacaaattattggGGTTTGGGGTAGGTCTTAATATCTACACATTCAGTTCACTCTGACTAACTTTCCCATAAATTTTCAACGAAGGTTGGATAGTGGTAACTGGATTAATGGCATTGTAAATGGCATTGTATCATGGAGAGCTGTGACTCTAGTGGAACTGAGGAACAGATCTGACACCGGCAAAGCCAACTCGTCACCCCAGACCACCATCATACCTGCTGTAAGGTAAGCCTGCgcactgttgttttatttatataggtacggtatgtatttttaattactgcaaagaaattacaaaataattcaaaagaatcacttgtaaataaactttaTCAGTTTAGAATTGAATTCTGTTAAAGTGTGCTTTAAATTCACAGAATTATTGTTGGTGACTTTCCTCTGAACTCCTTTAGGAACTTGTGAATTGAGTAACGTACAGTAAAAAATGCCAAGCTAAATACTTTCACTCAACTGAAAACTAAAATATACCTAGACATACCTTTGTCTAGTGAAGAGAGATTGAATCTCTGCTTTATTAGTGTGAACAAAGACTGTCAACAACTCTTTTTAATGCAGACTAAATGCAGGCAGTTAACCCTTAAACAGGTGAGTGCTGGTGCTGATCAAGTTTACATtcagtaaatgtaaatgtgtaaaatctgtaCCAGATTTGTAGTATATCAAGTTTTCTAGGTCCTGTGTTAGTGTAGCTGTAGTCTGACTTCCATTGACTAATggcatcataataataataattgcatTTTGCTAAAATGCAATTTATAGAAGTGAACAGCAAGTGTGTTAAAACCAGCAGGTTAAAAACCTAAATGACACATAAGCAGAATTAATCTGTGAAAGAGCCAATGGAGATGGTATAAATTCTGTGGAAAAGCCTGGAGGCATCTGAGGATAGATGGAGAATGGCAGGTCTAGAAAGCCCTCAAGAAATCCACCTGGCTGAAAGAAGGTTAAGATAGGAAACctgaacaacataaaaaaaaaaacaattctgaTAATCCTTTTCTATTTCTCTCTCAGAGTTCCCTCAAACTGTCAGAGAAATTTCGTCTTGTTGGCCTTCGACCCTGATGGAGATGCGGTTAAGTGCAGAAATGGAGATGCATTACTGTCAGAGTGTAATCCATGCACTCCACCATCTGTCCTCAGCCTTTCACCAGTAAGTAACTAGAACAGCTCCTTATGTtattctcatttgtttttttttttttttttttagcgatAGACACTGGTGGCTGAGACCGAATTGAGGCAGCTACCAAGGACCCAACATCTcatcaatttatttttcttttttggagtcTTGTACTCTGTCATTCAGACCCACTGATAGCAGTAATGAAGGTCCATATGCAGTACAGCTGGTGATGGAGGACTTTCCCCGGCAGAACATAACCCTGACTCAAACCAATGGGACACAGACTAATTTAACTACCAATAATGCAATCAGCAAAATACCAGTCCAGTTTGTTATAAGGGGTAAGATTTCGTTTCTTGGCTGCTTAAATTTATAACCACAAAGAGCTGCTCTGAAATAAGAAATGATGAAAGTTGCTGAACTGAGCAAAAACATGTAGGTGTGTTTGTCTTAGTTGGTGTTGCAGTGTTGAGTCTGTTACCAAAAATATTAGGCACAATCTTCAGGAGCAATAGTTGAACAGATATTCTACTTTGGACCATCTGATGGATCAGTTTTCATTTCCATCCTATGAAGACCGGCTGAacattgtttcttttctgtaaTATTTTAGTGGATCCTGCAGTGCCATCCTGCACAGACGGACTATATCTGCCCAAGTTCCTGCCTCCAACTCCAGCCAACAGAGCTCAGCTATATACCCCTGTTGGACAAACTCTAGAAATCAGCATCAAAGCAGAGGCAACAAATTCCATGTAcgtgaaagagaaaacaaaattagAATGCCAAAGTTTAAAGATAGGTTTTGTTACTGGCAGTGGTTGGACAAGAAATACCACTCTACGTTGGAAGACTTTCTATACTCTCCAAAATGTGATACAGGAAAAGACAAGACCAAGCACAAACTTGAATACCACCTAACATTCAgagtagtgctgtcagcgttaatctcgttaaaatggtgttaacgccataactgcattaacgtgACAAATCTCTGTTAGCGAGTTAACACGGATTGCCCCATGCGAGGTGCTGCGAGGAGCTAACGCGTTAACCGTGCTAACGCATTGGCGCCATGCAGCCCTCGAGATTTGCCACATTAATGCAGTTATGacattaacgtcattttaacgagaataacgctgacagcactaattcaGATACATAAAAAACTTGATAAATGTTGATTTGACTACATttaagttgtaaaaaaaaaggcttaaagtgaaaaaaaaacagcaacacatgaAAATGTTATCTACTGCAGCTTTCAAACCTtttgaaaaacactttaatCTTCTTTAATGTAGAAATCTTACGTATTCTGTTTGTTGAAGGATCTCTGAGCTGCTCTACAGTGGGCCCTACactatatttcaaaataaaacaggaccaGAAGAGTTCATCCTCACGTGGACGCCATCTGAGAGCGAAGCGGGAGAAAGCCACCCCATCTGTTTTGTTGTCCAGGCAGTTTCTGGGTCAGTATGTTGTCCATAAATATTATCCCATAGAGAAATACAACACTGTAAGCAGtatttgaaaagtaaaaaaaagcaacattaaacagcataaaagatggatgcagccTCTGGGAAGTGAACCATTGGTTGTTGGACTCTGCTTTAATTGTAGTGTTTTGGTGACCTCCGTGTTGGCTTTTATGAGGTTATCATATTTGAAAGTTGtgaatttgtttcttttgtcaAGATGCATTCATAAACTTTAATGCTGGAAAGCCTGACTGTGCCTTAATGTGCCACGTTTGTAAGGACGTAAGTAAGTCAAGTATGTGAATTACACCCAtgtttatggaaaaaaaaacccactaacgGGAATCAGTGGACATAGACAATAACAGTGGTACTGAGTTCTCAGTTCTTCAGTTCCTAGcaacataattaaataaataaaccaaaacaataaataaaaaaaatacattttaaacaggaaaacaaaagaaagacctAGCAAAAAAAAGTAGATGTGCATAATTCCAGTCTAGTACTATAAAACAGAGAAAGCCTCACTTAcatccataaataaaatactgtgtTGCGTGCTTGCAAGGTTGTGTGATCACATGTACACTTTATATGCTGCTTTAAACaggaattttaaaatatataaaacatatttttactaCATAAAACTAATGGGGCTGATTTACTTTTTACAGTATAGCGAAGTATCACTCTGACTTTCGATGCATCATTGTGACTGTTGAAGAGGGTGAGTTGAGTTTTTCCTGATTTTCGTTAGTCACCTTTTAAAATGCCATTGCCGATTTCCTTCATCATTTTTCTGCACTCGCTTCATATTTCAGTTAATTTTTAAACACACCTCTACTTTGTCTCTAGTTTATGTCGCTGCCCTGAGTGCGAGGATCTCTTTCTCATTGCCTTTTACTGCAGACAACGTTAACAGTGTCATCATACAGAAGGTGAGTCCCTTTTCATCTGTCAGAAGTACTCGTAACAGTGACAGTAATAATTAGCACCACTGCGTGTTTCCTGCTGCAGATTAAAGAAGAACTGGAGAAACGAGGTCTGCCGCCAGATGCGAGTCTACGCCTAGTGAGAGGAGACCAAgtataaaaaaacaaccacagcgcCCTCTCACTGCACATGAGTGCACAGCTCAATAGCCTGAGAGTGTTTCTCCTGGGTGTTATAATGTGACACTTCTCAGGGTGATTATGTTTATTATCTGCACTCtgttcagaaaaataaataccagATTATGAGCATATCTGGTATttgagtctgtaactctgttttaataacaGATGTAAACTGATCAGACTTGTACCTGAAATGTTTTTCTccggtttttaaaatgtaattttttaaagaatattttttattgtatcGCATTGGTTTCAGCTGATTATGTGTTGCATGTGTATATCTGGTGGATTTCATATATAGGTAACTGCACTTTGCAGCATCTTTCTCTAATTTCTTTAATCACCGTGAGGCTCTCTTCTGCATctgaaatgaattaaactgGGCCTTGAGGATTCAGTGTTACAATAACTGATGTTAAGATGCTCACGGTGAATTCTGAGTAAATATCCATCATTACGagttatccagttcagggttgtgTGAGAGCTGGAGAACAATCTGTCAGTGAATAAGAGGCAGAGTAAACCCTGGATTGGTAGCCGCTccatcacacaaaaagacacaCCTATAGCTAACTTGGAATCACCAATAAACCGAGCATGTGCGTTtatggactgtgggaggaagcctgaGTACATGAACTCGAGGCAGGCACAGGGAGAGTATGCCTAACTCAACACAGGAGCTGACTCTATCTCTGTGGAGCACTGCAAAAGAACTTCTGGTGGAGGTGTTGAAGAAGTTGCTGTTCTTTAGCTGTATTAAGTATTTAATAATGaggcatttaaaacatttagttAGACAATTAAATATCTGCAAAGAATTCAAAATGACTAAAAGAAATatgaacataaataaacacaaaagacaaagtGAAGAAAGTGTCGTGGTCCCAGGtcatgtgacccagtgttttgtgttgttgtatttttatgtcattttgtcTTATAGTTTATGGCTAAGTTCATTTGGTTTGTCTTGAGTTCGTTCCTACATTGCCTAAATTGTTCTGTTTAGTTCATTGATTATTTAGtaatttccccttgtgtctttgccttctgtgtgtctttgtttaaatCAGTTGTGTGAGTTCTTGTGACTTGTTCCTCTCCTCGTGTTTCATCCATTTTTTCAGAGTCTCTCTCTGTCCCCCTCATGTTCCTTCGTGTTCCCTCGCTCCCTCTCCTCTGCCTTTCCTCTATTCGTGTGTCATGTTCCTCAGTTTCCTATACTGTGAAAGTCCGGTGTTTCCATGTTTGGTATGCTTCCCCTGTGACATCATGTTTATTCGTGTCagtgtgttccccgtgtgttctcACTTCCTCATTATCCTTCGGTGTTTTTATGTCAGCTTTTCCCTTGGTCCTGTGTTGCGATCTCCCTTATTTTTGTGCGTTTCCCTGTGTGCCTCTTTGTGTCCTTTGTTCATATACATTTCCGGTTTAGTTTGTATTTCCTTTGGTCTGGCAATAAAGCTCTGTTTGAGTTACTTTTGCCTCCGTGAGTCTGCATTTGGGACCTTTCCTGCCTGCTGCACAGCCAAATTCATGACACAAAGACCAAAAACACTACAAACGTTGCACACTTCAACACAAAGAAACTTCCAGGTGCACATAGGTTTATAATCCCTCAGCACAACATGGTTGCAATCTGCAGGCTGTGCACTGAAAAACACATGCATCATAAACAGTGATGAGAATAATGGTGTTAAAAGTAGCGGTATTACTTTTTTTCAGTAACTAGTAATCTAATTTCTATTTCTGTCGTTACAACACCattaccgttactaacaagaaaaagtGGTGCGAACACGTTACTGTTTTTCAACACACAGTTGAAGTTGTCTTCAGGTTAGGGAGCTGGGGGGGTGGCTAAGTACTGCTGATTGACTAAGGAGAAATGAAGTAGTCATGCTAAACCAATCACA
Proteins encoded in this window:
- the LOC113019413 gene encoding uncharacterized protein LOC113019413, with the translated sequence MNTFTMSLSLLLLLLVCSTQATHFYGTVMTYYPGDTYADGSVMANIQYKLNFHDCTNGDTWSCLRGDCGSGNNTLYEVKQESSGEWCQREGIMTRRAPSNAPFELWLDSGNWINGIVNGIVSWRAVTLVELRNRSDTGKANSSPQTTIIPAVRVPSNCQRNFVLLAFDPDGDAVKCRNGDALLSECNPCTPPSVLSLSPSCTLSFRPTDSSNEGPYAVQLVMEDFPRQNITLTQTNGTQTNLTTNNAISKIPVQFVIRVDPAVPSCTDGLYLPKFLPPTPANRAQLYTPVGQTLEISIKAEATNSMISELLYSGPYTIFQNKTGPEEFILTWTPSESEAGESHPICFVVQAVSGIAKYHSDFRCIIVTVEEVYVAALSARISFSLPFTADNVNSVIIQKIKEELEKRGLPPDASLRLVRGDQV